A region of the Patescibacteria group bacterium genome:
ACAGACCGCAATTTGAAATGCGGTTGGACGGGGATAGAATAAGAGAGCTTGCCGAATTTTATGAAGAACTTCATCCTGTGGAAAGATATAACCCAGGGGGATAAATTCAGAATGACAGAGAGTATTTAAAAACAAAAAACTCGGCCAGATCAGCCGGGTTTTTTTAATTTGGTTTATTCTATTGCTTTGGTGCAGAGTTAAGAATATTGGAAATCAACTTTTTAATATCATCTATATGGATATTGTCCTTTTGCAGGAAATATTTGACACCTAAAGCTTTAACTTTTTCTTCGTTACCGTCTTGGCCTAGAGATGAAAGGACAATAACAGGTATCGTTGATTCTTTATTTTGTTTTAAGAAATCAAAACCCCCCATCACTGGCATCATAATATCCAGCATAATTACGTCCGGCTGGAATTCTTTTACCAGATCCAAACCTGCTTGCCCATTATCCGCTGTCCTGACATCGTACCCTTCAGGAACAAGGGATGATTTAATAACTTGTTGAATAGCGCTATCATCATCAATTACTAAGATTTTTTTTGTCATAATAATTTATTCTAAAGGTAAGATAAAGAAAAATGTACTACCCTTATCTTCAGTTGATTCAACGCTAACCAGTCCGCCGTGCGCTTCAATGATTCCTTTCGCAATAACCAGACCTAAACCGGTTCCTTTTGCCTGGGTCTTTTTTTGCCCTTCCGCCTGCTCAAATTTATTAAACAACTTTTTAATCTGGTCTTTTCGAATACCAGAGCCATTGTCTGTTACTGCACAAATTATGACATCTTTTTCTCGTTTTTGCAAAACCTCAGATGAATTTGAAATAAACCATTTGATTCCCGCCTGCTTCGCTTTGCTTTCTATGTCCTCATCTTTTTTCAGAAGCAATGTTTGAACTTTCACGACTCCTTTTTCTTCCGTGAATTTAATGGCATTGGAAAGTAAATTGTTTAGAACTTGAATTATCTCTTTTTCATCAAATGGAACCTGTTCAATATCCGGTCCCCAGTAAGAATTTAAAACAATATTTTTTTCACTTGCTAAACTTTGGAAAAAATTGATTCTTTCTTCAATAACTCTTTTTAAATCTCCCTTTGACTTAGTGACAATAAATTTACCCGCTTCCAGCTTGGCAACATCCAACAAATCGTTAACCAGTTCTAAAATGTTAGTTGTACTGCCGTGGATCATTTTAGCGGATTGTAAAAACTGGTCTTTCGGCATTTTTTTATCCTGCAGCATTTCGGAAATCAACCGAATGCCGTTTAAAGGAGACCGTAAATCGTGCACCATCATGTTGGTAAAGTCTTCTTTGACTTTTTCCAGTTCCTTATCATGGGTTATGTCGTGCAGAATAATTACGGCGCCGAGTGTCTCACTGTTTTTATCTTTAACCGGTGAAAACAAAATCCGGATATATCGGTGTTGGATGTATGTTTCTTCGATTACTTCCTGCCGATTCAATTTAATACATTCTTCCAGTTTTGTCCTGAAGTCTACTTTTCCTTCAAAAGCTTCGATTATGTCAAATATGGATGTTTCTTTATTCTCGATACCTAGAAGATCCTTAACCTTGGGATTTGTGACATAAACCCTGTTGTCTTTATCAATCATTAGGACTCCGTCAGCCATACTGACTACCATGGCGTTAAGCTTGCTTTGCTCCGAGTCTAATACATCCTGCAGACGTGTTACGGCATTGGATGCTTGCGCGGTTATCTTATACAGAATAGTCATTTCATCTTCCTTATATAGTCCGGTTTTGGTGCTTGATACATTTAATATTCCCACTACTTTGTTGCCAACAGTTAATGGGATATTAAAAAATGAGCTCAATGGCTCATTATTATCATCATCCAAGATGGTACCGGCAATTACTTCTTCGATTGTTCTATTCTGATAATTCTGATCTGTCAGGACTGATAGTGCTGCTACCATTTTTCCCTTTACATCTTCCACGAATTTAGGACTGACGCTCTCTTCAACTTCACACTTGAAAAGCAATTCCTTCTTTTGAGTATCTTCCAAAATGTAAGAGGTAGTGGAATAATCAATCAGTTCTTTTAACGATCCGGTGATAATATCGGCGATTCTCTGGGTGTTTAAAGAATACCCTGCCCTTTCCCCGATTTCTTTAAGTATGGAAAGTTCATA
Encoded here:
- a CDS encoding response regulator, with the protein product MTKKILVIDDDSAIQQVIKSSLVPEGYDVRTADNGQAGLDLVKEFQPDVIMLDIMMPVMGGFDFLKQNKESTIPVIVLSSLGQDGNEEKVKALGVKYFLQKDNIHIDDIKKLISNILNSAPKQ
- a CDS encoding ATP-binding protein: MDQANVSVIFVFSIVIIAVIVSFCVYIRKLRGTLKAESEKRESENNRRMYELSILKEIGERAGYSLNTQRIADIITGSLKELIDYSTTSYILEDTQKKELLFKCEVEESVSPKFVEDVKGKMVAALSVLTDQNYQNRTIEEVIAGTILDDDNNEPLSSFFNIPLTVGNKVVGILNVSSTKTGLYKEDEMTILYKITAQASNAVTRLQDVLDSEQSKLNAMVVSMADGVLMIDKDNRVYVTNPKVKDLLGIENKETSIFDIIEAFEGKVDFRTKLEECIKLNRQEVIEETYIQHRYIRILFSPVKDKNSETLGAVIILHDITHDKELEKVKEDFTNMMVHDLRSPLNGIRLISEMLQDKKMPKDQFLQSAKMIHGSTTNILELVNDLLDVAKLEAGKFIVTKSKGDLKRVIEERINFFQSLASEKNIVLNSYWGPDIEQVPFDEKEIIQVLNNLLSNAIKFTEEKGVVKVQTLLLKKDEDIESKAKQAGIKWFISNSSEVLQKREKDVIICAVTDNGSGIRKDQIKKLFNKFEQAEGQKKTQAKGTGLGLVIAKGIIEAHGGLVSVESTEDKGSTFFFILPLE